A DNA window from Streptococcus mutans contains the following coding sequences:
- the fabG gene encoding 3-oxoacyl-[acyl-carrier-protein] reductase, translated as MEIKNKNVFITGSTRGIGLAIAHKFAQAGANIVLNGRSEISQDLVVEFKDYGVKVATISGDVSHFEDAKRMVDEATEALGSVDILVNNAGITNDKLMLKMTEEDFERVLKINLTGSFNMTKAVLKPMTKARQGAIINMSSVVGLAGNVGQANYAASKAGLIGFTKAVAREVAARNVRVNAIAPGFIESEMTERIPDKMKDAMLNQIPMKTFGKTENVAEVAIFLAQQDYLTGQVIAIDGGMTMQ; from the coding sequence TGCTCATAAATTTGCTCAGGCGGGAGCTAATATTGTATTAAATGGTCGCTCAGAAATTTCTCAGGACCTAGTAGTTGAATTTAAAGATTATGGTGTCAAAGTAGCGACAATTTCAGGTGATGTCTCTCATTTTGAAGATGCTAAACGTATGGTTGATGAAGCTACTGAAGCATTGGGAAGCGTTGATATCTTGGTTAATAATGCTGGAATTACCAATGATAAGCTGATGTTGAAGATGACAGAAGAGGACTTTGAAAGGGTTCTTAAGATCAATTTGACAGGTAGCTTTAACATGACTAAAGCTGTTTTGAAACCAATGACCAAAGCTCGCCAAGGTGCTATCATTAATATGTCTAGTGTTGTTGGACTTGCTGGAAACGTTGGTCAGGCTAATTACGCAGCTTCTAAAGCTGGTTTGATTGGCTTTACCAAGGCAGTTGCTCGTGAAGTCGCGGCTAGAAATGTACGTGTTAACGCTATTGCACCAGGTTTTATTGAATCTGAGATGACTGAACGTATTCCAGATAAGATGAAAGACGCTATGTTAAATCAAATTCCAATGAAAACATTTGGAAAGACTGAAAATGTTGCTGAAGTTGCTATATTTTTAGCTCAACAAGATTATCTGACAGGTCAAGTTATTGCTATTGATGGCGGCATGACCATGCAATGA
- the fabF gene encoding beta-ketoacyl-ACP synthase II yields MTLKRVVVTGYGVTSPIGHTPEDFWNSLHDGKIGIKPITKFDASEIPVFNAGEIQDFPFDKYFVKKDKNRMDTYSLYAIYAAMEAIENAALDMAQEIRDRVGVIVSSGIGGLQELEDQIIRMHERGMKRIKPMFIPKALSNMGAGNIALKIGAQGVCKSITTACASANDAIGEAFREIKYGFHDVILAGGSEASITKIGIGGFNALTALSTTEDPARSAIPFDKDRNGFVMGEGAAVLILESLEHAQKRGARILAEVVGYGSNCDAYHMTTPTPDGSGAAKAIKLAINEAGISPEEVNYVNAHGTSTQANEKGESKAIVAVLGKDVPVSSTKSFTGHLLGAAGGVEAIATIEAIRNHFVPMTAGTKELSEDIEANVVYGQGQEADIKYAISNTFGFGGHNAVLAFKRWED; encoded by the coding sequence ATGACATTAAAAAGAGTTGTAGTGACAGGTTACGGCGTAACATCGCCAATCGGACATACACCAGAAGATTTTTGGAATAGTCTTCATGATGGTAAAATCGGTATTAAACCAATTACTAAGTTTGATGCTTCAGAAATTCCTGTTTTCAATGCAGGCGAAATTCAAGATTTTCCATTTGATAAATACTTTGTTAAAAAAGATAAAAATCGTATGGATACTTACTCTCTTTATGCCATTTATGCAGCCATGGAAGCTATTGAAAATGCTGCACTTGACATGGCACAAGAAATTCGTGATCGTGTTGGTGTTATTGTATCCTCAGGTATTGGTGGTTTACAAGAATTAGAAGATCAAATCATTCGTATGCATGAGCGTGGCATGAAACGCATTAAACCAATGTTTATCCCTAAAGCTCTGTCTAACATGGGAGCTGGAAATATTGCCCTCAAGATTGGCGCACAAGGAGTCTGCAAATCCATTACTACAGCTTGTGCTTCAGCTAATGATGCTATTGGTGAAGCTTTCCGTGAAATTAAATACGGTTTTCATGATGTGATTCTTGCAGGTGGTTCAGAAGCATCCATTACTAAGATTGGTATTGGTGGTTTCAACGCTTTGACTGCTCTTTCTACAACAGAAGATCCAGCGCGTTCAGCTATTCCATTTGATAAAGATCGCAATGGTTTTGTCATGGGTGAAGGTGCTGCCGTTCTTATTCTGGAAAGTCTTGAACATGCTCAAAAACGTGGGGCTAGGATTTTGGCAGAGGTTGTTGGTTATGGAAGTAACTGTGATGCCTACCATATGACAACACCGACTCCTGATGGTTCGGGTGCTGCTAAGGCTATTAAATTAGCAATTAATGAAGCAGGTATCTCACCAGAGGAAGTCAATTATGTTAATGCTCATGGTACATCAACACAGGCCAATGAAAAAGGAGAAAGCAAGGCAATCGTTGCTGTTTTAGGTAAAGATGTACCTGTCTCTTCTACAAAATCATTCACAGGCCATCTTCTTGGTGCTGCTGGCGGTGTTGAGGCTATTGCCACTATTGAAGCAATTCGCAATCATTTTGTACCTATGACAGCTGGCACTAAGGAACTTTCAGAAGATATTGAAGCGAATGTTGTTTATGGTCAAGGTCAAGAAGCAGATATCAAATATGCTATCTCAAATACCTTTGGATTTGGCGGACACAATGCCGTTCTTGCCTTTAAGCGTTGGGAGGATTAA
- the accB gene encoding acetyl-CoA carboxylase biotin carboxyl carrier protein, whose amino-acid sequence MNISEIKDLMAQFDTSSLREFSYKNGTDELSFSKNRQGSISSVQTVPVPAANSVSTVASVDAEAVPAISKNEESTAAAPVAETAEGEIVESPLVGVAYLASAPDKPAFISVGDSVKKGQTLLIIEAMKVMNEVPAPKDGVVTEILVANEEVVEFGKGLVRIK is encoded by the coding sequence TTGAATATTTCAGAAATTAAAGATTTGATGGCACAATTTGATACGTCAAGTCTGAGAGAATTTTCTTATAAGAATGGGACAGATGAATTGTCTTTTTCAAAAAATAGGCAGGGCTCTATCAGTTCAGTCCAAACAGTCCCCGTTCCTGCTGCTAATTCAGTTTCGACTGTTGCATCGGTAGACGCTGAAGCGGTACCAGCTATCTCTAAAAATGAAGAAAGCACAGCGGCAGCTCCAGTAGCTGAAACAGCTGAAGGGGAAATTGTTGAAAGTCCGCTTGTTGGTGTAGCTTATTTAGCCTCAGCTCCTGATAAGCCAGCTTTTATTTCAGTTGGCGACAGTGTTAAAAAAGGACAGACTTTACTTATCATTGAAGCTATGAAGGTTATGAATGAAGTTCCAGCACCAAAAGATGGCGTTGTCACTGAGATCTTAGTGGCTAATGAGGAAGTCGTTGAATTTGGAAAGGGATTGGTACGTATCAAATGA
- the fabZ gene encoding 3-hydroxyacyl-ACP dehydratase FabZ → MIDISKIREALPHRYPMLLVDRVLEVSDDEIVAIKNVTINEPFFNGHFPQYPVMPGVLIMEALAQTAGVLELSKKENTGKLVFYAGMDKVKFKKQVVPGDQLIMTAKFVKRRGTIAVVEAKAEVDGKLAASGTLTFAIGN, encoded by the coding sequence ATGATTGACATTAGCAAAATTCGTGAAGCTCTTCCTCATCGTTATCCAATGTTATTGGTTGATCGTGTTCTTGAAGTTAGTGATGATGAAATTGTTGCCATTAAGAATGTAACCATTAATGAACCCTTTTTCAATGGTCATTTTCCCCAATATCCTGTTATGCCGGGTGTTCTGATTATGGAAGCATTGGCACAAACAGCAGGTGTTCTGGAATTATCAAAAAAAGAGAATACAGGGAAACTTGTCTTTTATGCAGGTATGGATAAGGTGAAATTTAAAAAACAAGTTGTTCCTGGAGATCAACTTATTATGACGGCTAAGTTTGTTAAGCGTCGTGGAACAATTGCAGTAGTTGAAGCTAAGGCAGAAGTAGATGGGAAATTGGCTGCAAGTGGTACCTTAACTTTTGCCATTGGAAATTGA